In one window of Methanolobus mangrovi DNA:
- a CDS encoding RNA-binding domain-containing protein, which yields MIHVEIYADVNPTESRDKVHSALSQIFPDTEFEFEELSQHSGRFSAKSDIYALKHLHYLIREEEIIDTSRTRLNVGLSEDEMSTSFIISKQVATVGRLNYPAQEETLGSINITVRADSVEEFERFYDWLTPPTEDGVPDFENDIKDV from the coding sequence ATGATACATGTTGAAATTTACGCGGATGTAAATCCGACAGAAAGCAGGGATAAAGTACACTCTGCACTCAGCCAGATATTTCCTGACACTGAATTTGAATTTGAGGAACTTTCACAGCACAGTGGAAGATTCTCTGCTAAGAGTGATATCTACGCTCTGAAACATCTTCACTACCTTATCAGGGAAGAGGAGATTATAGACACCTCCCGCACAAGGCTGAATGTGGGATTGTCAGAAGATGAGATGTCTACTTCTTTTATTATCAGTAAGCAGGTTGCCACAGTTGGTCGCCTGAACTATCCTGCACAGGAAGAAACCCTCGGTTCTATCAATATCACTGTGAGAGCTGATTCAGTGGAAGAATTCGAAAGATTCTACGACTGGCTGACCCCACCAACCGAGGATGGGGTTCCTGATTTTGAAAATGATATAAAGGATGTTTAA
- the porD gene encoding pyruvate synthase subunit PorD, with translation MKILPGGVCEAGTTRVNKTGGWRTFKPVYDYEKCIKCKLCELLCPDSSINPRDDGFFEFDYDFCKGCGICANECPKDAITMVLEEK, from the coding sequence ATGAAAATTCTTCCCGGAGGAGTCTGTGAAGCAGGTACCACCAGAGTCAACAAGACAGGTGGATGGAGAACTTTCAAGCCAGTTTACGACTACGAGAAATGCATTAAATGCAAGTTGTGTGAACTTCTGTGTCCTGACAGTTCAATAAACCCAAGGGATGACGGATTCTTCGAGTTCGACTATGATTTCTGCAAAGGATGCGGAATCTGTGCGAACGAATGTCCAAAGGATGCAATTACCATGGTTCTGGAGGAGAAATAA
- the dusB gene encoding tRNA dihydrouridine synthase DusB produces the protein MKIADLKIPGNILLAPMSNVTNLPFRLMCRQYGASLTYSEMISADAVIYENKKTINRGISCEDERPLGIQIFGNSPEIMTTAALRIEEVYRPEIIDVNFGCPAKLLTKDGCGSALLKSPELIHEIVKELSDNLSTPVTAKIRILPDMDKTLEIAHLIESAGATAITVHGRTRQQQYSGKADHDYVRKIKQELSIPVIANGDIMDEISAQQTLEYTDCDAIMIGRAAMGNPFLFKRISHYLGTGEMLEYEECSQRVADIREYFGLLEEYELMHTVHIKAQAQWFTRGMRNGRHIRKSIDTAANIEEILQSLDEMCKHVE, from the coding sequence ATGAAGATTGCAGATCTTAAAATCCCCGGTAACATCCTGCTCGCTCCCATGTCCAACGTGACTAACCTGCCGTTTCGCCTGATGTGCAGGCAGTACGGAGCTTCTCTTACTTATTCAGAAATGATAAGTGCAGACGCTGTCATATACGAAAATAAAAAAACCATCAATCGCGGGATAAGCTGTGAGGATGAAAGACCTCTTGGGATACAGATATTCGGGAATTCCCCGGAAATAATGACAACTGCAGCACTCAGGATCGAAGAGGTATATCGTCCGGAGATAATTGATGTTAATTTTGGCTGTCCTGCAAAACTCCTGACAAAGGATGGCTGTGGATCGGCTCTTCTCAAATCACCCGAGCTAATTCATGAGATTGTAAAAGAACTCTCAGATAACCTATCTACCCCTGTCACTGCCAAGATACGTATTCTTCCGGATATGGATAAGACCCTGGAGATAGCACACCTGATAGAGAGTGCCGGAGCCACGGCAATAACTGTTCATGGAAGGACAAGGCAACAGCAGTACTCAGGAAAAGCAGACCATGACTATGTTCGAAAGATCAAACAGGAACTCAGTATTCCGGTAATAGCCAATGGCGACATAATGGACGAGATCTCAGCACAGCAGACGCTGGAATATACAGATTGTGACGCCATCATGATCGGAAGGGCTGCAATGGGCAATCCTTTCCTTTTCAAAAGGATATCTCACTATCTTGGAACAGGTGAAATGCTCGAATATGAAGAATGCAGTCAGAGGGTTGCAGATATTCGGGAATATTTTGGCCTTCTGGAAGAGTATGAACTGATGCATACTGTGCACATAAAAGCGCAAGCTCAATGGTTCACCCGCGGGATGAGAAATGGCAGGCATATACGGAAGAGCATTGATACTGCAGCGAACATTGAAGAAATACTTCAAAGTCTTGATGAAATGTGCAAGCATGTCGAATGA
- the porA gene encoding pyruvate synthase subunit PorA, translating to MAPENKLDKKKMVVVEGSYAVAHAAKVCRPNVISAYPITPQTHIVEDLSQFMADGEIPNCEYINVESEFSALSALVGASAAGARCYSATTSQGLELMHEVLFNISGMRLPVVMTIANRAVSAPISIWNDHQDAISQRDTGWLQLYAENTQEISDMTAQAYKISEDKDILMPSMVCMDGFILSHVYEPVVLLEQDLTDEFLPAFEPDFVLDPKNPMSFGAFADPNYYTEFRYLQEQAMQKSLKKIEDVANEFYDVYGRYYGGLIDEYRTDDAEVIIMAMGSIIGTIKDVIDKLRDRNVKVGLLKVRSFRPFPAEAIRNALKDAKVVVVLDKNISLGLNEGALFTETKSSLYNTKLDVPIVGYMIGHGGRDIKVDLIEKIVDEAQEVMKTGIKIESQFTDLKEELI from the coding sequence ATGGCACCTGAAAACAAACTTGACAAGAAAAAGATGGTTGTTGTCGAAGGATCATATGCTGTTGCACATGCTGCTAAGGTCTGCAGACCAAATGTAATTTCAGCATACCCTATCACACCACAGACCCACATAGTTGAAGATCTCTCACAATTCATGGCAGATGGTGAAATACCAAACTGTGAATACATCAATGTAGAATCCGAGTTCTCAGCACTCTCAGCACTGGTCGGTGCTTCAGCTGCTGGTGCAAGGTGTTACTCAGCTACAACATCACAGGGTCTTGAACTCATGCATGAGGTACTGTTCAACATCTCCGGTATGAGACTGCCTGTTGTGATGACCATTGCAAACAGGGCTGTCAGTGCTCCTATCAGCATATGGAACGACCACCAGGATGCAATTTCCCAGAGAGACACCGGTTGGTTACAGCTCTACGCAGAGAACACACAGGAAATCTCAGATATGACCGCACAGGCATACAAGATCTCAGAGGACAAGGACATCCTTATGCCTTCAATGGTCTGTATGGACGGTTTTATCCTGTCACACGTTTACGAACCTGTTGTACTTCTTGAACAGGACTTAACAGATGAATTCCTGCCTGCATTTGAACCGGACTTTGTTCTTGACCCTAAGAACCCAATGAGTTTCGGTGCATTTGCAGATCCTAACTACTACACTGAATTCAGATACCTGCAGGAACAGGCAATGCAAAAATCTCTTAAGAAAATAGAGGATGTAGCTAATGAATTCTACGACGTATACGGAAGATACTACGGAGGACTTATTGACGAGTATCGAACAGATGATGCAGAAGTCATCATCATGGCAATGGGATCCATTATCGGAACCATTAAGGACGTCATTGATAAACTCAGGGACAGGAATGTAAAAGTCGGTCTTTTGAAGGTCAGGTCCTTCAGGCCATTCCCTGCAGAAGCTATCAGGAACGCTCTGAAGGATGCAAAGGTCGTTGTCGTACTTGACAAGAACATTTCACTTGGACTGAATGAAGGCGCACTTTTCACAGAAACAAAGTCTTCCCTTTACAATACCAAACTCGACGTACCTATTGTCGGCTATATGATCGGCCACGGCGGACGTGACATCAAGGTAGACCTTATCGAGAAGATTGTCGATGAGGCACAGGAAGTCATGAAGACAGGTATCAAGATCGAGAGCCAGTTTACCGACCTGAAGGAGGAACTAATATGA
- a CDS encoding ribbon-helix-helix domain-containing protein codes for MPKVSVDIPQELLDDLNRHVGDNKKFITQADAIRAAIRKLLDQMDDIDRRHGRLEE; via the coding sequence ATGCCAAAAGTAAGTGTTGACATTCCCCAGGAACTCCTAGATGACCTTAACAGACATGTTGGAGACAACAAGAAGTTCATTACACAGGCTGATGCCATAAGGGCGGCCATCCGCAAACTGCTGGACCAGATGGATGATATAGACCGCAGGCACGGCAGGCTGGAAGAATAA
- a CDS encoding DNA double-strand break repair nuclease NurA: protein MTLEPIHIKEIHEIVDRIDNCFKKDDNECDDAEKVRNILERLRKLEYDGKIVLRSIGPVRRGKASIDRMMQAEDPFPKTFSCDSGSTTAKTFDNGLYVDLCHCAMASTPTDLDTHSKRTIVAAAYTASNKVYLNTSKDWESFDNGSGRKKIIRIQPGLLNKKVTDILHDVALYLCESEHILWMLESIENEDFFIMDGPIYPKRVMYWMVVDSGDVNIRIDPSSTKIIQNYIDIMDHHIENMKPLVGFVKNPEDMQIMLALKKQDAELDLPWLVDAQFFKNALSLERSGIRKREADKYITYTNWFVQPNQFYEKMLKSTSPLVAELASGKFDSEDYALCFFMAYVPKLNTIFKIESPYGLVKNEELRNRITRKVLYDLALSGIPKTLSKADSIAKIPVSERRHIIDRFRNSKIDTTYNDTRWDEQ from the coding sequence ATGACCCTTGAGCCTATTCACATAAAAGAGATACACGAAATAGTTGACCGCATTGACAACTGTTTCAAAAAAGACGATAATGAATGTGATGATGCCGAGAAGGTAAGGAATATTCTCGAGCGGCTCAGGAAACTGGAATATGACGGGAAGATCGTTCTGAGATCCATTGGACCTGTCAGGCGTGGAAAAGCAAGTATTGACAGGATGATGCAAGCTGAAGACCCTTTCCCGAAAACGTTCTCATGTGACAGTGGAAGTACCACTGCAAAGACATTCGATAACGGCCTTTATGTTGATCTCTGCCACTGTGCCATGGCAAGTACTCCCACTGACCTTGATACTCATAGCAAAAGAACCATAGTGGCAGCAGCTTACACAGCGAGCAATAAAGTATACCTTAATACCAGCAAAGACTGGGAGTCATTTGACAATGGTTCAGGGCGGAAAAAGATAATCCGCATTCAGCCCGGTTTACTGAATAAGAAGGTCACGGATATCCTGCATGATGTGGCTCTTTATCTTTGTGAGTCAGAACATATACTCTGGATGCTTGAAAGCATTGAAAATGAGGATTTTTTCATAATGGATGGTCCCATCTATCCAAAAAGGGTCATGTATTGGATGGTTGTTGATTCCGGGGACGTGAACATACGCATTGACCCAAGCAGCACGAAAATAATCCAGAATTATATTGACATAATGGACCATCACATCGAAAACATGAAACCTCTGGTGGGATTTGTAAAGAACCCTGAGGACATGCAGATAATGCTGGCACTGAAAAAACAGGACGCTGAACTTGACCTCCCCTGGCTTGTGGATGCCCAGTTCTTCAAGAATGCACTGTCCCTTGAAAGATCAGGGATCAGGAAAAGAGAGGCTGATAAGTATATCACCTACACTAACTGGTTCGTACAGCCAAACCAGTTCTACGAGAAAATGCTTAAATCCACTTCTCCCCTGGTTGCAGAACTGGCCAGCGGGAAGTTTGATTCCGAAGACTATGCACTCTGTTTCTTTATGGCATATGTCCCGAAGCTCAACACAATTTTCAAGATAGAATCCCCTTACGGACTGGTAAAGAACGAAGAACTGAGGAACCGGATAACACGGAAAGTGCTCTACGACCTGGCACTAAGCGGAATACCAAAGACCCTGTCCAAAGCAGATTCGATTGCAAAGATACCGGTGTCCGAAAGAAGACATATCATAGACAGGTTCAGGAATTCAAAAATAGATACTACTTATAATGATACAAGGTGGGATGAACAGTGA
- the porB gene encoding pyruvate synthase subunit PorB produces the protein MKSLLAPGHRGCAGCCDAMAAKFALMGAGEDCIVINPTGCLEVMTTPFPETAWDVPWVHSLFENAAAVGSGVEAALKALGKKQNTKVLVMGGDGATLDIGMRSISGAFERGHDLTYVCIDNEAYMNTGVQRSGATPYNASTTTSPAGKVSFGNDRPKKNMPAIMVAHGAPYVATTSIGYPKDMINKVKKAVDIEGPTYIHAHAPCTTGWGFDTSKTVEVAKMAVQTGLWPLYEVEEGEVTKVRKIGKNVRPVEDYLKMQRRFSHLFKMEGGAEEIAKIQALADKNIEMYGL, from the coding sequence ATGAAATCATTGTTAGCCCCGGGACACAGAGGATGTGCAGGTTGCTGTGACGCAATGGCTGCAAAGTTCGCACTTATGGGCGCCGGAGAGGACTGTATAGTTATCAATCCTACCGGATGTCTTGAAGTTATGACCACCCCGTTCCCTGAAACTGCATGGGATGTACCATGGGTACACTCACTTTTCGAGAATGCAGCTGCTGTTGGGTCTGGTGTTGAGGCTGCCCTGAAGGCCCTTGGCAAGAAACAGAACACCAAGGTACTTGTGATGGGTGGAGACGGTGCAACACTTGACATAGGTATGCGTTCCATTTCCGGAGCCTTTGAGAGAGGTCACGACCTCACTTACGTCTGTATCGACAATGAGGCTTACATGAACACCGGTGTTCAGAGAAGTGGTGCAACACCATACAACGCATCAACCACAACAAGCCCTGCTGGAAAGGTTTCCTTCGGTAACGACAGACCAAAGAAGAACATGCCTGCTATTATGGTAGCACACGGTGCACCATATGTCGCAACCACATCCATCGGATATCCAAAGGACATGATCAATAAGGTGAAGAAGGCCGTAGACATCGAAGGTCCAACCTATATTCACGCACATGCTCCATGTACAACAGGATGGGGATTCGACACTTCCAAGACCGTAGAGGTAGCCAAAATGGCTGTACAGACAGGTCTCTGGCCACTGTACGAAGTTGAAGAAGGCGAAGTTACCAAGGTAAGGAAGATTGGAAAGAACGTTAGGCCTGTTGAAGACTATCTCAAGATGCAGCGTCGTTTCAGCCACCTCTTCAAGATGGAAGGCGGAGCTGAAGAGATCGCTAAGATCCAGGCACTCGCTGACAAGAACATTGAAATGTACGGGCTCTAA
- a CDS encoding sugar phosphate isomerase/epimerase family protein, with product MNIRNLSYSSRAAVEDPFNWAYSLEDMGYTGWEIVQEGSQCLNDENLAQVRDILETTDLTLTMHLPFSDMNMAGLNSGIHNEVMRQMKYYLEMASGLVELAVLHPGYLSPYGGQVPEKAWQVNIESIQQLCDFAVDRGILIAVENMPEIPKIFGKVPDEMLDILEQVDRDNVGMTLDVGHANTMGLVDEFVDKCFDHIKHMHIHDNHGTHDEHLPLGQGSIDWKKLMGSLSGYKGRLVTEMGSLDEGRQCIEFLNNL from the coding sequence ATGAATATCAGGAACCTGAGTTACTCATCACGTGCAGCCGTTGAAGACCCATTCAACTGGGCTTACAGCCTTGAGGATATGGGTTATACCGGCTGGGAAATAGTCCAGGAAGGCTCACAGTGCCTTAATGATGAGAATCTGGCACAGGTTCGTGATATACTTGAAACAACCGACCTTACTCTTACAATGCACCTGCCGTTCTCGGATATGAATATGGCAGGTCTTAACAGCGGCATACACAATGAAGTGATGCGCCAGATGAAGTATTATCTGGAAATGGCATCAGGTCTTGTAGAACTGGCGGTGCTGCATCCGGGTTATCTTTCCCCTTACGGCGGTCAGGTTCCTGAAAAAGCCTGGCAGGTGAATATCGAATCCATCCAGCAACTCTGCGATTTTGCAGTAGACAGAGGCATTCTCATTGCTGTTGAGAACATGCCGGAGATTCCCAAGATATTCGGTAAGGTCCCTGATGAAATGCTGGACATACTAGAACAGGTGGACAGGGATAACGTGGGCATGACCCTTGATGTGGGACACGCCAATACCATGGGACTTGTGGACGAGTTCGTGGACAAATGCTTCGATCACATCAAGCACATGCATATCCATGACAACCACGGAACCCACGATGAGCACCTTCCTCTAGGACAGGGCAGCATCGACTGGAAAAAGCTCATGGGAAGTCTTTCAGGTTACAAAGGCAGGCTCGTTACTGAAATGGGCAGCCTTGATGAAGGCAGGCAGTGTATTGAGTTCCTGAACAACCTCTAG
- a CDS encoding pyruvate ferredoxin oxidoreductase subunit gamma, whose protein sequence is MKEIRIHGRGGQGSVTAAELLAVAAFADGKYSQAFPAFGVERRGAPVQAFTRINNEPIRLRSQIYEPDYVIVQDPTLLEVVDVASGLKEDGILIINSDFDADTFDIDTKAKIMTVNATKIALDIIGRPIVNTVLLGAFAGATGEIEPESIKEAVKERFPGKVGDRNAEAIQEAYNMMKEAKK, encoded by the coding sequence ATGAAAGAAATACGAATACACGGCCGGGGTGGCCAGGGCTCTGTCACAGCCGCTGAACTTTTGGCTGTTGCTGCTTTTGCAGACGGGAAATACAGTCAGGCTTTCCCTGCATTCGGAGTGGAAAGAAGGGGTGCACCGGTCCAGGCATTCACCAGGATCAATAACGAACCCATCAGGCTTAGAAGCCAGATCTACGAACCTGACTATGTTATTGTACAGGATCCAACACTCCTTGAGGTTGTAGATGTTGCAAGTGGTCTCAAAGAGGACGGAATACTAATTATCAACAGTGACTTCGATGCTGACACGTTCGACATTGACACAAAGGCAAAGATAATGACAGTGAATGCAACAAAGATCGCACTGGACATCATCGGCAGACCTATTGTTAACACTGTACTTCTGGGTGCCTTTGCAGGTGCAACAGGCGAGATAGAACCTGAATCCATCAAAGAAGCTGTCAAGGAAAGATTCCCTGGCAAGGTCGGAGACAGGAACGCTGAAGCTATCCAGGAAGCATACAACATGATGAAGGAGGCTAAGAAATGA
- the nth gene encoding endonuclease III, translating to MTMQSPAPDNRENFNLIFEMLQDEYPNAEPMLHFNNPLELMVATILSAQCTDKQVNKVTQVLFKKYPSVEDFANASLDELGKDIYTTGFYHQKAKHIIGSAQLILTEFDGKVPNTMEDLLKLPGVGRKTANIVLARGFDIIEGIAVDTHVTRLSQKLGFTRNSDPKKIEIDLMSLAEKKDLENLSMTLILHGRNVCIARRPKCGVCVVNELCPSSEA from the coding sequence ATGACCATGCAATCCCCGGCACCTGATAACAGAGAAAATTTCAACCTAATTTTTGAGATGCTGCAGGATGAGTATCCCAATGCTGAGCCCATGCTTCATTTTAATAATCCCCTGGAACTGATGGTTGCAACAATCCTTTCTGCCCAGTGTACTGATAAACAGGTTAACAAGGTCACACAGGTACTGTTCAAAAAGTATCCCAGCGTAGAGGATTTTGCCAATGCAAGTCTGGATGAACTTGGAAAGGATATCTACACCACAGGTTTCTATCACCAGAAAGCAAAGCACATCATCGGAAGTGCACAGCTCATCCTCACCGAATTCGATGGAAAAGTTCCAAACACCATGGAAGATCTGCTTAAACTGCCAGGCGTGGGAAGAAAAACGGCCAATATAGTTCTGGCAAGGGGATTTGACATCATTGAAGGCATTGCAGTGGATACACACGTAACCCGGCTTTCACAGAAACTTGGCTTTACCCGGAACAGTGACCCTAAAAAGATAGAGATCGACCTGATGAGCCTTGCAGAAAAGAAAGACCTTGAGAACCTTTCCATGACACTGATACTCCACGGAAGGAATGTGTGTATCGCACGGAGACCGAAGTGTGGGGTTTGTGTTGTGAACGAACTGTGTCCTTCAAGTGAAGCTTGA
- a CDS encoding AAA family ATPase produces the protein MTKILAFVGMPASGKSEASSVLRRKGITVINMGDVIREEVVRRGLEPTDANTGGVGTDLREKEGTDAVAIRCIPKIKAANEDFIGIDGVRSVAEVERFKEAFGDDFTLVSVDSPIELRFARVLARKRSDDMQDISALKIRDERELGWGMGEAMEIADIVVDNEGTLEEFREKIIGLLD, from the coding sequence ATGACAAAGATCTTAGCTTTTGTAGGAATGCCAGCTTCAGGCAAATCAGAGGCATCATCGGTTCTGCGCCGGAAGGGTATTACAGTCATCAACATGGGTGATGTGATCAGGGAAGAAGTTGTCCGCAGGGGACTGGAACCCACAGATGCAAACACTGGCGGAGTAGGTACCGACCTGCGCGAAAAGGAAGGTACGGATGCCGTTGCAATACGTTGTATACCAAAGATAAAGGCTGCAAATGAAGATTTTATCGGTATTGACGGTGTACGCAGTGTTGCCGAGGTGGAGCGTTTCAAAGAGGCATTCGGAGATGATTTTACTCTGGTATCAGTTGATTCTCCAATCGAATTGAGATTTGCACGTGTCCTGGCCCGCAAGAGAAGCGATGACATGCAGGATATCAGTGCCCTGAAGATCAGGGATGAACGTGAACTTGGCTGGGGTATGGGCGAGGCAATGGAGATCGCTGATATTGTTGTTGATAATGAGGGCACCCTCGAAGAGTTCAGGGAAAAGATAATAGGACTTCTGGATTAG
- a CDS encoding ATP-binding protein — translation MRDEDILSFVKDRNDEKDRTTGEFKSESSVAGDGTDELFEEFEPEITFLLNRQNGVSDDAFGIITTGIDPLEITEDGARITGYITTSHRQKVRLGTYVMVPYGDEDLFARIWKLQYLQEFAVDDATEIHSRRMLQSNTTDEVDYKFLAYLDPICILYEPKDKEGTLSRRMSDRIPRPNTPILPVTEKIKIQTGLNIPEEGIFLGHLSVGGELVRTHAVPPTVPYYLRNDYSMGDPLIFRHMLVCGSTGTGKTFLTKNILRQFMSENNRYNLRGSEEKRNPCLVIMDPQDEYSQIFEDNPDITDDDDFRFSAEKVNFGACKNTKTFVAKVEGEGYTGRSRAEQVEFTIPFEMVRNNSWLIAPVGMTELQYVGVDVLLDDYFKKGGQHTYGGFMDFIGDDATRDYYVESGKIHESSYDGIARRVKNRALARVFDQPARPISEILGQIFKPGQVSVFPTEYITNSRIRDIITLTLMSIIVDNKLNTSGEAAVKETPIILGLDEAHRYLAKAGGEHSRRLISKFADAARQGRKEGLGLFLITQDPQDIDDTIFKQINTRVILNLSNDAAITTIKVKKEFEKRIPYLKKGQMIVQSPDNSDMVEIMGLTRCVVKHV, via the coding sequence GTGAGAGATGAGGACATACTTTCTTTTGTAAAAGACAGGAACGATGAAAAGGACAGGACCACCGGGGAATTCAAAAGTGAGAGTTCTGTCGCCGGAGATGGAACAGATGAATTGTTTGAGGAATTCGAACCTGAGATAACATTTCTCTTAAACAGGCAAAATGGTGTTTCTGATGATGCCTTTGGCATAATCACCACAGGAATAGACCCTCTGGAGATTACAGAAGACGGGGCAAGGATAACCGGATACATTACAACTTCCCACCGTCAGAAAGTGAGACTCGGGACATATGTCATGGTGCCATATGGTGACGAAGACCTCTTTGCAAGAATATGGAAGCTCCAGTATTTACAGGAGTTTGCGGTTGATGATGCCACAGAGATACACTCCCGCAGAATGCTGCAATCCAATACTACTGATGAAGTGGATTACAAGTTCCTGGCTTACCTGGACCCTATTTGTATCCTTTATGAACCAAAGGATAAGGAAGGAACTCTCTCCAGGAGAATGAGCGACAGGATACCACGCCCTAACACTCCCATACTGCCTGTTACCGAGAAGATAAAGATACAGACAGGTCTCAATATCCCGGAAGAGGGTATTTTCCTTGGGCACCTGAGCGTTGGCGGGGAGCTTGTCAGGACACATGCGGTGCCCCCAACTGTTCCATATTATCTGAGGAATGATTACTCGATGGGCGACCCCCTGATATTCAGGCATATGCTTGTCTGCGGCAGTACAGGTACTGGAAAGACCTTCCTTACTAAGAATATCCTGCGCCAGTTCATGAGTGAGAACAACCGTTACAACCTTCGCGGCTCCGAAGAGAAGAGAAATCCCTGTCTTGTGATAATGGACCCGCAGGATGAGTACTCACAAATCTTTGAGGATAACCCAGACATCACAGATGACGATGACTTCAGGTTCAGTGCTGAGAAGGTCAATTTCGGTGCATGCAAGAACACCAAGACCTTTGTGGCAAAGGTCGAGGGTGAGGGATATACAGGCAGGTCAAGGGCTGAACAGGTAGAGTTTACCATACCTTTTGAGATGGTACGCAACAATTCATGGCTTATCGCACCTGTGGGCATGACAGAACTGCAATATGTGGGAGTTGATGTTTTGCTTGATGATTACTTCAAGAAGGGCGGTCAGCACACATACGGTGGTTTCATGGACTTCATTGGTGATGATGCCACAAGGGACTATTATGTGGAGAGTGGCAAGATACACGAATCATCCTATGACGGTATCGCACGCAGGGTGAAGAACCGGGCCCTTGCAAGGGTCTTCGACCAGCCCGCAAGGCCGATCAGCGAGATACTTGGACAGATATTCAAGCCCGGACAGGTCAGTGTGTTCCCAACGGAGTACATAACCAACTCACGCATACGCGACATCATAACCCTCACTTTGATGAGCATTATAGTGGATAACAAACTGAACACTTCCGGCGAGGCTGCTGTGAAGGAAACACCCATCATTCTGGGACTTGATGAGGCGCACCGCTATCTTGCAAAGGCGGGCGGTGAACATTCAAGGCGGCTCATCTCCAAATTCGCAGATGCAGCGCGTCAGGGAAGAAAGGAAGGGCTGGGACTCTTTTTGATAACACAGGACCCACAGGATATCGATGACACAATCTTCAAGCAGATAAACACGCGCGTCATCCTTAACCTTAGCAACGATGCGGCCATCACTACAATCAAGGTTAAAAAAGAATTTGAGAAGCGTATCCCATACCTCAAAAAAGGGCAAATGATAGTGCAGAGCCCCGATAACAGTGATATGGTTGAGATTATGGGACTAACCAGATGTGTTGTGAAGCATGTTTGA